From a single Macrobrachium rosenbergii isolate ZJJX-2024 chromosome 9, ASM4041242v1, whole genome shotgun sequence genomic region:
- the LOC136841620 gene encoding gamma-butyrobetaine dioxygenase-like isoform X2 codes for MKTIEVGFGDKTRSLYPHVWLRENCQCHQCFSQGAIARVFLVDELDLNIQPKEIQLENGGLLVTWPDGHTSQFSGQWLHERSFSDEARAKQRSRSNLKKVFWGSDFKIPTMDFDLAMTDDRALLEWLVVLEKYGIILVENAPQKPGPVLDLINRLGFARPTHYGTDYLLNIDHHVNNLAYTSSKLGLHTDLPYVDYPPGTTWLHCIRQHEGKGGDNDLSDGAHAAQLLKERDRYLFDVLTRTPIYFQDSGFETYDFDKITRAPTIQLDEEGNISRLNISSQSRDSLMDLDTEGVLLFYKALKALNNILYEISIRVKMKPGDILVLDNFRVLHGRTPFDTDSSSGSRCLHNAYIDWSELRSKRRVLQKKFGVELE; via the exons ATGAAAACCATCGAGGTGGGATTCGGAGACAAAACGAGGTCCCTTTACCCGCACGTCTGGCTCAGGGAGAACTGCCAGTGTCACCAGTGCTTCAGTCAAGGCGCCATCGCTCGAGTGTTCTTGGTCGATGAATTGGATCTAAACATTCAGCCTAAGGAGATACAG TTGGAGAACGGTGGCTTACTGGTGACGTGGCCTGACGGCCACACCAGCCAATTTTCAGGCCAGTGGCTACACGAGCGTTCGTTTAGTGATGAGGCCAGGGCTAAACAACGTTCTAGATCCAACCTTAAGAAG GTTTTCTGGGGCTCGGACTTCAAAATTCCCACGATGGACTTCGATCTGGCCATGACAGACGACAGGGCTCTTTTAGAATGGCTGGTCGTCCTGGAAAAGTACGGCATTATCCTAGTCGAAAATGCGCCGCAGAAACCAGGACCTGTACTTGATCTCATCAACAGGCTTGGTTTCGCAAGGCCCACGCACTACGG AACTGATTACTTACTAAACATCGATCATCATGTCAACAACCTCGCTTACACGTCATCTAAGCTCGGCCTACATACGGACTTGCCTTACGTTGATTATCCTCCGGGG ACGACTTGGCTGCACTGCATCCGACAACACGAAGGCAAGGGCGGGGACAACGACCTATCCGACGGAGCTCACgccgcccagctgctgaaggagagAGATCGGTACCTCTTCGACGTCCTGACAAGAACTCCCATCTATTTCCAGGATTCGGGCTTTGAGACTTATGACTTCGACAAGATCACCAGAGCTCCTACAATACA GCTTGACGAGGAAGGCAACATCTCCCGCCTGAACATCTCATCGCAATCTCGAGATTCCCTGATGGATTTGGACACGGAGGGCGTCCTCCTGTTCTACAAAGCCTTGAAAGCTCTCAACAACATCCTCTACGAGATCAGCATCAGAGTGAAAATGAAACCAG ggGACATTTTGGTATTGGACAATTTCCGCGTCCTCCACGGGCGAACGCCTTTTGATACCGATAGCTCTTCTGGCAGCCGCTGCCTCCACAATGCCTACATCGACTGGAGTGAACTCAGGTCGAAGAGGCGTGTCCTGCAAAAGAAGTTTGGAGTGGAGTTGGAATGA
- the LOC136841620 gene encoding gamma-butyrobetaine dioxygenase-like isoform X1 has translation MFASRLARSTWRVSAAALQTSTAPAAVGDVTISRCQSHVPVISRSVSTSSRLQKPSKNIVETATVNGLKDVTEGITHMKTIEVGFGDKTRSLYPHVWLRENCQCHQCFSQGAIARVFLVDELDLNIQPKEIQLENGGLLVTWPDGHTSQFSGQWLHERSFSDEARAKQRSRSNLKKVFWGSDFKIPTMDFDLAMTDDRALLEWLVVLEKYGIILVENAPQKPGPVLDLINRLGFARPTHYGTDYLLNIDHHVNNLAYTSSKLGLHTDLPYVDYPPGTTWLHCIRQHEGKGGDNDLSDGAHAAQLLKERDRYLFDVLTRTPIYFQDSGFETYDFDKITRAPTIQLDEEGNISRLNISSQSRDSLMDLDTEGVLLFYKALKALNNILYEISIRVKMKPGDILVLDNFRVLHGRTPFDTDSSSGSRCLHNAYIDWSELRSKRRVLQKKFGVELE, from the exons ATGTTCGCCTCTAGATTAGCTCGCTCCACCTGGCGAGTTTccgctgctgccttgcagaccTCTACAGCTCCTGCTGCAGTCGGCGAT gTCACCATCAGCAGGTGCCAGAGTCACGTCCCAGTAATATCAAGATCCGTCAGTACATCATCACGGCTTCAGAAGCCTAGCAAGAACATTGTGGAGACAGCGACTGTTAATG GTCTTAAAGATGTCACGGAAGGCATCACGCACATGAAAACCATCGAGGTGGGATTCGGAGACAAAACGAGGTCCCTTTACCCGCACGTCTGGCTCAGGGAGAACTGCCAGTGTCACCAGTGCTTCAGTCAAGGCGCCATCGCTCGAGTGTTCTTGGTCGATGAATTGGATCTAAACATTCAGCCTAAGGAGATACAG TTGGAGAACGGTGGCTTACTGGTGACGTGGCCTGACGGCCACACCAGCCAATTTTCAGGCCAGTGGCTACACGAGCGTTCGTTTAGTGATGAGGCCAGGGCTAAACAACGTTCTAGATCCAACCTTAAGAAG GTTTTCTGGGGCTCGGACTTCAAAATTCCCACGATGGACTTCGATCTGGCCATGACAGACGACAGGGCTCTTTTAGAATGGCTGGTCGTCCTGGAAAAGTACGGCATTATCCTAGTCGAAAATGCGCCGCAGAAACCAGGACCTGTACTTGATCTCATCAACAGGCTTGGTTTCGCAAGGCCCACGCACTACGG AACTGATTACTTACTAAACATCGATCATCATGTCAACAACCTCGCTTACACGTCATCTAAGCTCGGCCTACATACGGACTTGCCTTACGTTGATTATCCTCCGGGG ACGACTTGGCTGCACTGCATCCGACAACACGAAGGCAAGGGCGGGGACAACGACCTATCCGACGGAGCTCACgccgcccagctgctgaaggagagAGATCGGTACCTCTTCGACGTCCTGACAAGAACTCCCATCTATTTCCAGGATTCGGGCTTTGAGACTTATGACTTCGACAAGATCACCAGAGCTCCTACAATACA GCTTGACGAGGAAGGCAACATCTCCCGCCTGAACATCTCATCGCAATCTCGAGATTCCCTGATGGATTTGGACACGGAGGGCGTCCTCCTGTTCTACAAAGCCTTGAAAGCTCTCAACAACATCCTCTACGAGATCAGCATCAGAGTGAAAATGAAACCAG ggGACATTTTGGTATTGGACAATTTCCGCGTCCTCCACGGGCGAACGCCTTTTGATACCGATAGCTCTTCTGGCAGCCGCTGCCTCCACAATGCCTACATCGACTGGAGTGAACTCAGGTCGAAGAGGCGTGTCCTGCAAAAGAAGTTTGGAGTGGAGTTGGAATGA